The DNA region TCGCCAAGAAAAGCAGCAATCTGATCTAGTTCCTGCTGATTGAGGCGAAATTCCCCAGCAGCGATGATTCCTTCCACCTGCTTAGGATTGCGTGCGCCAACGATCGCAGCTGTCACCGCCGGATTGTTTAAAGTCCAAGCGATCGCCACCTCACCGGGGGAGCGATCGTGTTGTTCACCAATATGCTGCAACAGCTCTACCAGCTTCAGATTACGAGATAAACGTGGCTCCTGAAATTCACTACTATTCCTGCGCCAATCATTATCTGGTAAATTGGCAACTCGCTCAGGTGTCATCTTTCCTGTAAGTAAACCCGATTGCATAGGTGAATATACAATTACACCGATGTTGTTTTCCTGACAAAAAGGCAGAATTTCCTTTTCAACATCAGGCTTAACCAATGAATAAGGCGGTTGCAATGAGGTAACTGGTGCAATCTTTTGGATACGTTTTAACTGTTCTACATTGAAGTTTGAAACCCCGATATAGCGAACCTTACCCTCATCCTTGAGTTTGGAGAGAGTCGTCCAGCCTTCTTCAATTTCTGACTCTGGGTTAGGCCAGTGGATTTGGTAGAGATCAATGGTTTCAATGTCAAGTCGGCGCAAACTAGCTTCAACTTCCCGCCGCACAGAATCCGCCTTCAGACTGCGACTAATTTCGCCCTTTTCATCCCAAATCATTGAACATTTAGTGAAAATGTAAGGGCGATTAGATCGACCCTTGAGCGCCTTAGCAACAACTTCCTCCGAATGTCCTAGACCATAGATAGCTGCGGTGTCAATCCAATTAACGCCGAGGTCGAGAGCGCGAGCGATCGCTTCAATCGATTCCTGGTCATCCTGCGCTCCCCAACCAAAAGCCCATTCACCTCCACCGATCGCCCAGGCTCCAAAGCCGATTGGGGTAATGTGAAGCTCTGAATTACCGAGCTGTTTGGTTTGCATATCTATATATCTCCAAGAATTTTTGAGTCAATTGCTAGTTTAGGTTACAAATATTTTCTCAACCGCTATCTGAAGTGTGAATGACTACTACTGAAAACCCAACAGCAAATCATTACTTATGTAGGATTACTAAATTCTGAAGGTTGTGTTGATATATACTACTTATACATTAGTACAGCACGGCGTAAATCCAGCTATTATCTCAATTAACAAGATAAATAGGGGCATGGCAATGCTTATAGGTGTCAACTTAAGCTAAAAGTAGCTTAACTGAAAGCTTCCTCACCCGCCCAGAAATAAATTTCAGGGCTAATAGCTAAAGTCTACTGAAGTAGACTAAATATTCCTAAAAATCTTTAGTCTACTTTAGTAGACTTTAGCTATTAGCAAGGAACTTCAGTTCCTTGCGGGACATGGCTTTTACGTGAAGTTGATACCTATGGGCATTGCGCCTTGCCCCTACAATAAATCTACATGTATCAGGATTTTTGTAAATTGATATCAGTGTTTATCAAAATAGAGAAGTAATATGTCAGAAGATTTAAAAGGCAAAGTTGCGCTAATCACTGGTGCAAACAAAGGTATCGGGTATGAGATTGCACGCCAACTAGGTTCTAGAGGCGCTACTGTTCTGGTTGGTGCAAGAGATATCAAACGTGGTGAAGAAGCGGCGAATAAACTTTGTTCAAATGAGATCGATGCTCGATCAGTTCAACTTGATGTCACAGACCAAAAAACAATTGACTCTGCGGCTAAACAAATTGAGAGCGAATTTGGAAAACTTGACATCCTTGTGAACAATGCTGGAATCTTAAGTGATGGCGATGCCTACGGCGGTAAACTACGCCTTCCACCCAGTCAAGTTGATATTGAAACACTGCGACACACTTACGATACAAATGTATTTGGAGTGTTTGCAGTTACAAAAACGCTGTTGCCACTCTTAAAGAAGTCAACAGCAGGGCGAATAGTAAATATATCAAGTGGTTTAGGTTCTCTAACTCAAAACTCTGACCCAAATTATGAGTTCGCTAATTCTAAGCTTCTCGCTTATAACTCATCAAAGACAGCAGTAAATGCGATCACAGTTCTATTGGCTGCTGAACTTAAAGATACCCCAATTAAAATCAATGCTGCTGACCCAGGCTTCACAGCAACAGACATTAATCAAAACCAAGGATACCGCACCGTTGAGCAGGGAGCGATCGCAGCAGTGAGACTTGCCACTTTACCTGATGATGGTTCTAGCGGAGGGTTTTTTGATGAGGATGGCGTGGTTCCCTGGTAGGAAGTAGGGGGCAGGGGGCAGGGGGCAGGGGGCAGGGGGCAGGAGTTAGAAAATTCGGTTTATCCACCTTTTATCTCCGTTAATGAGCCTTTGAACTGGATGAATCCACCTTTTATCTCCGTTAACGAGTCTTTGAAGTGGATTAGGACTTACGCAAAAATTGCTAAAAAGCTTAATTTCTCGAACCGCCAAGACGCCAAGAGCGCCGAGAATTCGTAGAGTGTGCGTAAGTCCTATGGATGAATCCACCTTTGAACTCCGTTAACGAGTCTTTGAACTGGATGAATCCACCTTTTATCTCCGTTCATCCAGCTTGTCTCCTTGTTCTCTTTTCCCTACTCCCTACTCCCCACTCCCCATTTAATAGGGATTTGAATCAATCCGTCCCCTTTTAACACTCCTGAGATAGTACCCAGAAGTTGGTCTGTTTTTTAAATTAAAAGTATCGCCACTGCGAACTTTCCAAATTTTGTAATTAGAAAAGGTCAACGGCTTTCGGGGTTCACATACTTCTGGTATATGATTGCCAAGTACAAAGTACGCGTCACCCCTACCCATAACTTTCACCAAACCGTTTTTATCCACAAGAACCGATGTACTTTCGCTAACCGCTATGCCTAAAACACTGCTAGCTACACCGTCCTTAATTTGACGGGCAATGAAAGCCATAATTCGACCCATTCTTTGCCGCCTGTCGAAGTGCGTATCTACAATGGTTCCCTTCAAATTACTCCAATTGAAAAAGTTGTAAGTAAAAGTAATGTCTCGGTAGGGATCATCGAGTGCATCTCTAGTTTCAATGCCTTTTTCAGAAGAAGCACAAGCATCATAGACACAATCACTTTGGATCATTGCACCCGCACTGGTGCCACCAATACCACCTCCCTTAAGGTAAACTGACTTAACGGCAGCCTCAAGCTTGGTATCTTTCCAGTTGCGGATGTATTGACATTGGTCGCCGCCAGCAAAGAAAATTACATCAGCATTTCTAATTTTTTCATAAATCTCAGCTTTGTTTGCTTCTTCTCTATTACGAATCAGAAGAGTTTCCACAGAGTTTACGCCCTTCATGGCATAAATCAGCCGATTGTAATCGTGATTACCATTGGTGCGGAGAACTACAACATTAACTCTAGTGCCGGAGTTACTACCTCCCCGAACTTGATTGATCATCCACTGGATTGCATCATCGACATCGGGGCCACCCCCACCTAAGGTAAGGACTGGGCCTGCTAAGGTGGGTCTAGCATTGTCGAAAGAGGGAGAGCCAGAGGGGGAGGGGCGGACATCAATAGTGTCACCCAGGAAGTAGCGTTTCCAGCTTGCAATAAAACGGGTTATTAGGAAGGTTCCCATCTTCAACAACTTGATTCCTGTATTTTTCAAGCGCCTTGCTATGCTTGGGAATGCCTTTGTCATACTAAGCTTCTAGAGCAAACTGCAATTATTGCTAGGCTGTTACGCACTTTAATTGCTTATTTATCCGTGAGGATTGTCCTTAGTCATTGGTCATTAGTCATTAGTCATTAGTCATTTGTCATTTGTGAATAACCAATCACCCATGCCCCATGCCCCATGCCCCATGCCCTATGACAAATGACAGTTTTAACGAAAAAATCTGCAACTTAAACGCGTACTAGCTTAACTCTGGCACTAGAGAGGGTAGAATTTCCAGCGTACAGGGCTTGTACTGTTTGTTAACTCAAAATAACGCGGAGTAATCATTTATTCTCTGCTCTACTCTGCGAAAATCTCTATATTGCTTGTGTTGTTTAAAATTCTAGATCCCCGGCTTCTTCAAGAAGCCGGGGATCTATGCTTACCACGCAATTTGCGATCGCTCTTGTACAACTCGCTGATATACTTCTTCGGTTTGCTTGGCTAATTTCGGCCAGCTAAACCGTCGCTTTAAATCCTCATAAGCGTTATCCACCAGCCATTGCCGATACCCTGGATTTTTCAAAACCTCCAAAATTCCCCAAGCTAAAGAATCGGGATTGTTCACCCAAGTCACAATGCCTGTTTTGGTATGTTGCACTACTTCTGGAAAACCACCCGTATCAGAAACTACTACCGGAACCCGAGAAGCAAAGCTTTCTAAAGCCACAATTCCAAAAGGTTCGTAAAGACTAGGAAAAACGGCACAGTCAGCGACAGTTTGGAATCTGTCTAAGTATTGATCCGAGAGAAAACCTGTAAAATAGCAATGATGCCAAATTCCCAAATCCCAGGCTTGGCGCTTGAGATGGTCAGTATTGCCGCCACCAACAATTACAAATTTAACATTACCTGCCATTTGCGAAAGGATCTTAGGTGCGGCATTGAGCAATATAGGTACACCCTTTTCGTAAGTCATGCGACCAAGGTAATAAACTATTTGCTCATCGTCTGTGGCGAATTGGCGGCGAAAATTCAGAGCATGAAAATCTACGTTATGCTGTTTCTTTTCGGCTCGGATACCGTTATAAATAACATCGATTTTGTCCCAAGGACTGTGTAGCGCTCGTTCTACTTCTTGGCGCATATAGTTGCTACAAACAATAATCCGCCAAGCGTTGTAAGCCAGCAAGGTTTCTTTGCTATTTATATAACCTTGAATATCTGTGTGAATACCGTTATAGCGTCCGTATTCTGTAGCGTGAATTGTAGCAATTAGTGGTATTTTAAAATTATGCTTGAGAGCGATCGCAGCATCTCCTACTAACCAATCGTGGGCATGAATTAAATCAAAAGGCCCTTCTTCTAAAATCAACTTACCACCATGATCTCCCATACTCAGGTTGAGATTGACTACCCAGTGGAAAAAGTCATTACTATGTGCCACTGGCACTCGATGCACCTTTACTCCCTCAACCACTTCATACATCGACGCATGACCAAATTCTGCTGTAATTAAGTGGACTTCATGTCCTAGCTTTACCAGTTCCGGGTACAATTCCGCTACATGCCGCGCAATTCCCCCAATAATCCTTGGTGGAAACTCCCAACTCAGTACCAGTATCTTCATCTGCTAGATTCCCCGACACTTTACAAATATCTAAAAAATTACATTTACCTAAAAATACAAGGGTGGCAAATATAGTAAGTATGTTTACTAAAATTTTGAGATTTTTTAACAGTTATTTTGTTAAAGCTTATCAAAGGTTATCAACTGTGGGATAGGGATAACAAACAAGGTGTAATTCG from Nostoc commune NIES-4072 includes:
- a CDS encoding aldo/keto reductase, with protein sequence MQTKQLGNSELHITPIGFGAWAIGGGEWAFGWGAQDDQESIEAIARALDLGVNWIDTAAIYGLGHSEEVVAKALKGRSNRPYIFTKCSMIWDEKGEISRSLKADSVRREVEASLRRLDIETIDLYQIHWPNPESEIEEGWTTLSKLKDEGKVRYIGVSNFNVEQLKRIQKIAPVTSLQPPYSLVKPDVEKEILPFCQENNIGVIVYSPMQSGLLTGKMTPERVANLPDNDWRRNSSEFQEPRLSRNLKLVELLQHIGEQHDRSPGEVAIAWTLNNPAVTAAIVGARNPKQVEGIIAAGEFRLNQQELDQIAAFLGENP
- a CDS encoding glycosyltransferase family 4 protein; amino-acid sequence: MKILVLSWEFPPRIIGGIARHVAELYPELVKLGHEVHLITAEFGHASMYEVVEGVKVHRVPVAHSNDFFHWVVNLNLSMGDHGGKLILEEGPFDLIHAHDWLVGDAAIALKHNFKIPLIATIHATEYGRYNGIHTDIQGYINSKETLLAYNAWRIIVCSNYMRQEVERALHSPWDKIDVIYNGIRAEKKQHNVDFHALNFRRQFATDDEQIVYYLGRMTYEKGVPILLNAAPKILSQMAGNVKFVIVGGGNTDHLKRQAWDLGIWHHCYFTGFLSDQYLDRFQTVADCAVFPSLYEPFGIVALESFASRVPVVVSDTGGFPEVVQHTKTGIVTWVNNPDSLAWGILEVLKNPGYRQWLVDNAYEDLKRRFSWPKLAKQTEEVYQRVVQERSQIAW
- a CDS encoding cyanophycinase, whose protein sequence is MTKAFPSIARRLKNTGIKLLKMGTFLITRFIASWKRYFLGDTIDVRPSPSGSPSFDNARPTLAGPVLTLGGGGPDVDDAIQWMINQVRGGSNSGTRVNVVVLRTNGNHDYNRLIYAMKGVNSVETLLIRNREEANKAEIYEKIRNADVIFFAGGDQCQYIRNWKDTKLEAAVKSVYLKGGGIGGTSAGAMIQSDCVYDACASSEKGIETRDALDDPYRDITFTYNFFNWSNLKGTIVDTHFDRRQRMGRIMAFIARQIKDGVASSVLGIAVSESTSVLVDKNGLVKVMGRGDAYFVLGNHIPEVCEPRKPLTFSNYKIWKVRSGDTFNLKNRPTSGYYLRSVKRGRIDSNPY
- a CDS encoding SDR family oxidoreductase, which gives rise to MSEDLKGKVALITGANKGIGYEIARQLGSRGATVLVGARDIKRGEEAANKLCSNEIDARSVQLDVTDQKTIDSAAKQIESEFGKLDILVNNAGILSDGDAYGGKLRLPPSQVDIETLRHTYDTNVFGVFAVTKTLLPLLKKSTAGRIVNISSGLGSLTQNSDPNYEFANSKLLAYNSSKTAVNAITVLLAAELKDTPIKINAADPGFTATDINQNQGYRTVEQGAIAAVRLATLPDDGSSGGFFDEDGVVPW